A region from the Arcobacter sp. F2176 genome encodes:
- the rpsE gene encoding 30S ribosomal protein S5: MAAVNREDFQEAIVKIGRVTKVVKGGRRFRFTALVVVGDKNGTVGFGMGKAKEVPDAIKKALDDAFKSLVKVSIHGTTIAHDIEHKYNASKILLKPASEGTGLIAGGAARPVLELSGVKDIIAKSLGSNNPNNLVQATVEALARIKG; this comes from the coding sequence ATGGCAGCAGTAAATAGAGAAGATTTTCAAGAAGCAATCGTTAAAATCGGAAGAGTAACAAAAGTTGTAAAGGGTGGAAGAAGATTCAGATTTACAGCTTTAGTTGTTGTTGGAGATAAAAACGGTACTGTAGGTTTTGGTATGGGTAAAGCTAAAGAAGTTCCAGATGCTATTAAAAAAGCTTTAGATGATGCATTTAAATCTTTAGTAAAAGTGTCTATTCATGGAACTACAATTGCACATGATATTGAGCATAAATATAATGCTTCTAAAATATTATTAAAACCAGCATCTGAAGGTACAGGACTTATTGCAGGTGGTGCGGCAAGACCTGTTCTTGAGCTTTCTGGAGTTAAAGATATTATCGCAAAATCTTTAGGTTCAAATAATCCTAACAACTTAGTGCAAGCTACAGTTGAAGCTTTAGCTAGAATAAAAGGATAA
- the rpsQ gene encoding 30S ribosomal protein S17: MSTHKREIQGVVVKVSGEKTASVLVTRSVLHPKYHKTVKRFKKYLVHDEKNELAEGDTVIAIECRPLSKTKSFRLKTIVATGVK; the protein is encoded by the coding sequence ATGAGTACGCATAAAAGAGAGATTCAAGGTGTAGTGGTAAAAGTTTCTGGAGAAAAAACTGCTTCTGTTTTAGTAACAAGATCAGTATTACATCCTAAATACCACAAAACTGTTAAGAGATTTAAAAAATATTTAGTTCATGATGAAAAAAATGAATTAGCTGAAGGTGATACTGTAATTGCGATTGAGTGTAGACCTTTATCTAAAACTAAATCTTTTAGATTAAAGACAATTGTTGCTACAGGAGTTAAATAA
- the map gene encoding type I methionyl aminopeptidase, with product MAIALRKQNEIEKLRAASHAVGKTLNYLRENVKPGMTLLEVDALGDDFIASLGARPSFKGLYGFPNAVCTSLNEVVIHGIPSNTVLQEGDILGLDIGTEIDGWYGDAAITMPVGKISKEDEELIACSKDALYYAIDIIKEGMRFKELSFAIEQFIVQRGYQPLIRFCGHGIGKKPHTEPEIPNYVETPNIKSGPKIKNGMVFCLEPMVCQKDREPVILDNGWDVVSKDGLRTSHYEHTVAVINGKAVILSEA from the coding sequence ATGGCAATTGCACTAAGAAAACAAAACGAGATAGAAAAGCTTCGAGCTGCTTCACATGCAGTTGGGAAGACTTTGAATTATCTAAGAGAAAACGTTAAACCAGGCATGACTTTATTAGAAGTTGATGCTCTGGGTGACGATTTCATAGCTAGTTTAGGTGCTAGACCTTCATTTAAAGGCCTTTATGGTTTCCCTAATGCAGTATGTACTTCTCTAAATGAAGTTGTTATTCATGGTATACCATCGAATACTGTTCTACAAGAAGGTGATATTTTAGGTTTAGACATAGGTACTGAAATTGATGGTTGGTATGGTGATGCTGCCATTACTATGCCTGTTGGAAAAATATCAAAAGAGGATGAGGAATTAATTGCTTGTTCGAAAGATGCATTATATTATGCTATTGATATTATAAAAGAAGGTATGAGATTTAAAGAGTTATCTTTTGCAATAGAGCAATTTATTGTGCAAAGAGGATATCAACCGTTAATTAGATTCTGTGGACATGGTATTGGGAAAAAGCCCCATACTGAACCTGAAATTCCAAATTATGTAGAAACACCAAATATTAAATCCGGACCAAAAATAAAAAATGGAATGGTATTTTGTTTGGAACCAATGGTTTGTCAAAAAGATAGAGAACCTGTTATTTTAGACAATGGTTGGGATGTTGTATCAAAAGATGGATTAAGAACTAGTCATTATGAACATACAGTTGCTGTTATCAATGGAAAAGCAGTAATTTTAAGCGAGGCATAG
- the rplX gene encoding 50S ribosomal protein L24: MAVKLKIKKGDTVKIIAGDDKGKTGEVLRVIPSKLQVIVKDCKVAKKTVKPDQDKNPNGGFVNKEMPMDISNVAKVEGE, encoded by the coding sequence ATGGCGGTTAAATTAAAAATTAAAAAAGGTGATACAGTTAAAATCATCGCAGGTGATGATAAAGGTAAAACTGGTGAAGTTTTAAGAGTTATCCCATCTAAATTACAAGTTATTGTAAAAGATTGTAAAGTTGCTAAAAAAACTGTAAAGCCTGATCAAGACAAAAACCCTAATGGTGGTTTTGTAAACAAAGAGATGCCAATGGATATCTCTAATGTAGCAAAAGTAGAAGGTGAGTAA
- the infA gene encoding translation initiation factor IF-1 — MAKDDVIVIDGKVIEALPNAMFRVELDNNGHVVLCHISGKMRMHYIKILPNDKVKVEITPYSLDKGRITHRYK, encoded by the coding sequence GTGGCAAAAGATGATGTAATTGTAATTGATGGTAAAGTTATTGAAGCTTTACCAAATGCAATGTTTAGAGTTGAATTGGATAATAATGGGCATGTAGTTTTGTGTCATATATCTGGAAAAATGAGAATGCACTACATAAAAATTTTACCTAATGATAAAGTTAAAGTAGAAATCACCCCTTATTCACTTGATAAGGGTAGAATTACTCACCGATATAAATAA
- the rplN gene encoding 50S ribosomal protein L14: MIQSFTRLNVADNTGAKEIMCIKVLGGSKRRYATVGDVIVASVKKAIPTGKVKKGQVVKAVVVRTHKEVQRENGSLIRFDDNAAVILDAKKEPIGTRIFGPVAREVRYSGFMKIVSLAPEVL; encoded by the coding sequence ATGATTCAAAGTTTTACTAGATTAAACGTAGCAGACAACACAGGTGCAAAAGAGATCATGTGTATCAAAGTTTTAGGTGGTTCTAAAAGAAGATATGCAACAGTTGGTGACGTTATTGTTGCTTCTGTTAAAAAAGCTATTCCTACTGGAAAAGTTAAAAAAGGTCAAGTTGTTAAAGCTGTTGTTGTTAGAACTCACAAAGAAGTTCAAAGAGAAAATGGTTCATTAATCAGATTTGATGATAATGCAGCAGTTATTCTTGATGCAAAAAAAGAACCAATTGGAACAAGAATTTTTGGACCAGTTGCTAGAGAAGTTAGATATTCAGGTTTCATGAAGATCGTTTCACTTGCACCGGAGGTATTATAA
- the rplO gene encoding 50S ribosomal protein L15, whose translation MTLETLRPADGSTKNVKRVGRGQGSGTGKTAGKGNKGQKARSGYKIKRGFEGGQMPIQKRLPKIGFVSRVTKPYSINVDKVKQVAELSEITLETIKSVYKLSKSVTKVKLVGSCAKDLTSKIKDENVTTTGK comes from the coding sequence ATGACATTAGAAACTTTAAGACCAGCAGATGGTAGTACAAAGAATGTTAAAAGAGTTGGAAGAGGACAAGGTAGTGGTACAGGTAAAACTGCCGGTAAAGGTAACAAAGGTCAAAAAGCTAGATCTGGTTACAAAATAAAAAGAGGTTTTGAAGGTGGGCAAATGCCAATCCAAAAAAGACTTCCTAAAATCGGTTTTGTATCAAGAGTAACTAAACCTTATTCAATTAATGTTGATAAAGTTAAGCAAGTTGCTGAGTTAAGTGAAATTACATTAGAGACAATTAAATCTGTGTATAAATTATCAAAATCAGTAACAAAAGTTAAACTAGTTGGATCTTGCGCAAAAGATTTAACTTCTAAGATCAAAGATGAAAACGTTACTACAACTGGTAAATAA
- a CDS encoding type Z 30S ribosomal protein S14 — translation MAKKSMIMKQQRTPKFAVRAYTRCSVCGRPHSVYKDFGLCRICLRKMANEGLLPGVRKASW, via the coding sequence ATGGCTAAGAAATCTATGATTATGAAACAACAACGAACTCCTAAGTTTGCTGTTAGAGCATATACAAGATGTTCAGTATGTGGAAGACCACATTCAGTTTACAAAGACTTTGGTCTTTGTAGAATTTGTTTAAGAAAAATGGCTAACGAAGGTTTATTACCTGGTGTTAGAAAAGCTAGTTGGTAA
- the rplR gene encoding 50S ribosomal protein L18: MSRAKDIAKKNSLRIKRKRRVRGSISGTASKPRVSIFKSNKYLSAQAINDVEGVTLASVSSKALDLTVNKDNAVKVAAQFAENLKAAGIDTVVFDRNGYLYHGVIAAFAQSLRDNGIKL; encoded by the coding sequence ATGAGTAGAGCAAAAGATATAGCTAAAAAAAATTCTTTAAGAATTAAAAGAAAAAGAAGAGTAAGAGGATCAATTTCTGGTACTGCTTCTAAGCCAAGAGTTTCAATTTTTAAATCAAACAAATATTTAAGTGCGCAAGCAATTAATGATGTTGAAGGTGTTACACTGGCTTCGGTTAGTTCAAAAGCATTGGATTTAACAGTTAATAAAGATAATGCAGTTAAAGTTGCAGCACAATTTGCTGAAAATTTAAAAGCTGCTGGGATTGATACAGTTGTATTTGATAGAAATGGTTACCTATATCACGGTGTTATTGCTGCATTTGCACAATCACTAAGAGATAATGGTATCAAATTATAA
- a CDS encoding GGDEF domain-containing protein: MEKNINNIDDFKKDKKEDQKFNVISNDLLNFTKSELQNIEILKFITYLPELLKPSIEQSIYHKIEEVIFELMKSPEKLDDESMINKLINITNERVDLDRAVFKSKSEDIKKFIALLMKEYENSLLLSDNSSSKLEIFKNDLKELNVSEHSNRELRILHAKLADLIYNIETNLDDSKIQLIKGKEKCSKLENNIAKLQDDLEKLKIEKDIDFLTGALNRRGYTSVILKVENRYVTFNSRYAIIFIDIDDFKEINDVNGHECGDVILKSFSTILRKLMREEDILCRYGGEEFVILVSYTEEEEVYKYIKRVKEIIDSHKFIYNKDLSVKVGFSAGVSYRTNYNSYEDAMKYADILLYKAKHEGKSRIIFDNDKILL, from the coding sequence ATGGAAAAAAACATTAATAATATTGATGATTTTAAAAAAGACAAAAAAGAAGATCAAAAGTTTAATGTTATATCTAATGACTTACTTAACTTCACAAAATCTGAACTACAAAATATTGAAATACTAAAATTTATTACCTATTTACCAGAATTATTAAAGCCTTCAATTGAACAATCAATTTATCATAAGATAGAAGAAGTAATTTTTGAGTTAATGAAAAGTCCTGAAAAACTTGATGATGAATCAATGATTAATAAATTAATTAATATTACTAATGAAAGAGTAGATTTAGATAGAGCTGTTTTTAAATCAAAATCTGAAGATATTAAAAAGTTTATAGCATTATTAATGAAAGAGTATGAAAATAGTTTACTACTTAGTGATAATTCTTCATCAAAATTAGAGATTTTCAAAAATGATTTAAAAGAGCTAAATGTTTCAGAACACTCTAATAGAGAGCTAAGAATATTACATGCAAAACTTGCTGATTTGATATATAATATAGAAACAAACTTAGATGATTCAAAGATTCAGTTAATCAAGGGCAAAGAAAAATGCTCTAAATTAGAAAATAATATTGCCAAATTACAAGATGATTTAGAAAAATTAAAAATAGAAAAAGATATTGACTTTTTAACTGGTGCACTTAATAGAAGAGGATATACTTCTGTAATTTTAAAAGTCGAAAATAGATATGTAACTTTTAATTCTAGATATGCAATTATATTTATTGATATTGACGATTTTAAAGAAATAAATGATGTCAATGGACATGAATGTGGTGATGTTATATTAAAAAGTTTTTCTACTATACTTAGAAAACTTATGAGAGAAGAAGATATTTTATGTAGATATGGTGGTGAAGAGTTTGTAATTCTTGTAAGTTATACAGAGGAAGAAGAAGTATACAAATACATAAAAAGAGTAAAAGAAATTATAGATAGCCACAAATTTATTTACAATAAAGATCTTAGTGTAAAAGTTGGTTTTTCTGCTGGAGTATCTTATAGAACAAATTATAACTCTTATGAAGATGCGATGAAATATGCTGATATATTATTGTATAAAGCAAAACATGAAGGGAAAAGTAGAATTATTTTTGATAATGATAAAATACTACTCTAA
- the rpsH gene encoding 30S ribosomal protein S8 — protein MMNDIIADALTRIRNAALRKLEVTTLLHSNTVVGILTVLEAKGYIDSFKVVDGTNNKKTIQVTLKYDEKETSAINEIKRVSKSGRRVYKASSELKNFKNGYGTIIVSTNKGVIANDEAYAANVGGEVLCTVW, from the coding sequence ATGATGAATGATATAATCGCAGATGCTTTAACTAGAATTAGAAATGCAGCATTGAGAAAACTTGAAGTTACTACTTTGTTACATTCTAATACAGTTGTAGGTATCTTAACAGTATTAGAGGCAAAGGGTTACATTGACTCTTTCAAAGTTGTTGATGGAACTAATAATAAAAAAACTATTCAAGTTACATTAAAATATGATGAAAAAGAAACTTCTGCAATCAATGAGATTAAAAGAGTTTCTAAATCAGGAAGAAGAGTTTATAAAGCTTCTTCTGAATTGAAAAATTTCAAAAACGGATATGGTACAATCATTGTTTCTACAAACAAGGGTGTTATCGCTAACGATGAAGCTTATGCTGCAAATGTTGGTGGTGAAGTACTGTGTACTGTTTGGTAG
- the rplF gene encoding 50S ribosomal protein L6 gives MSRIGKQPIAIPTGVEVTVDGTVVNVKKGNKTSSVETHGRVSVEIANNTVVLARVGETKESSAFWGTYRALLNNAIVGLSEGFKKSLEINGVGYRAAVKGSVLELQLGYSHPINYEIADGLEITVEKNVINVIGADKQQVGQAAAIIRGFRKPEPYKGKGVKYTDEKIIRKAGKTAKK, from the coding sequence ATGTCAAGAATTGGAAAACAACCTATTGCTATACCAACAGGTGTTGAAGTAACAGTTGATGGTACAGTTGTAAACGTAAAAAAAGGTAACAAAACTTCTTCAGTAGAGACTCACGGTAGAGTTTCTGTAGAAATTGCAAATAACACTGTAGTTTTAGCAAGAGTTGGTGAAACAAAAGAATCATCAGCTTTCTGGGGAACATATAGAGCTTTATTAAATAATGCTATTGTTGGTTTAAGTGAAGGTTTCAAAAAATCTTTAGAAATCAACGGTGTTGGTTATAGAGCTGCTGTAAAAGGTAGTGTTTTAGAACTACAATTAGGTTATTCTCACCCAATTAACTATGAAATCGCTGATGGATTAGAAATTACTGTTGAGAAAAATGTGATTAATGTTATTGGTGCTGACAAACAACAAGTTGGTCAAGCTGCTGCAATTATTAGAGGCTTTAGAAAACCAGAACCTTACAAAGGTAAAGGTGTTAAATATACTGATGAGAAAATCATCAGAAAAGCCGGAAAAACTGCTAAGAAGTAA
- the rpmC gene encoding 50S ribosomal protein L29, whose protein sequence is MTYSDIKDKSLNELNELLKEKKVLLFELKAKLKTMQLTNTSELNVAKKDIAKIQTAITAVKAK, encoded by the coding sequence ATGACTTATTCTGATATTAAAGATAAAAGCCTAAACGAGCTAAACGAGTTATTAAAAGAGAAAAAGGTGCTTCTTTTTGAATTAAAAGCTAAGCTAAAAACTATGCAGTTGACTAATACATCTGAATTAAACGTTGCGAAAAAAGATATCGCAAAAATTCAAACAGCTATTACTGCAGTAAAAGCTAAGTAA
- the secY gene encoding preprotein translocase subunit SecY, with protein MSKDLINKILITLGFIFLYRVLAYVPVPGVNIDVVKEFFDSNANNALGLVNMFSGNAISRLSIISLGIMPYITASIIMELLAATFPALGKMKKERDGMQKYMQIIRYATIVITLIQAVGVSMGLNSLTGKAGQSAITIDMDTFVAVSAISMLTGTMLLMWIGEQITQKGIGNGISLIIFAGIVSAIPHAIGGTVELVNNGQMNFLTVIAILVIILATVGAIIYVELGERRVPVSYSRKVMMQSQNKRVMNYIPIKVNLSGVIPAIFASAILMFPATILHGSQNKILLAIADFLSPTSYTFNVLMFLLVVFFAYFYASITFNAKDISENLKKQGGFIPGIRPGEGTAEFLNETAGRLTLWGALYLGAISTVPWLLVKSMGVPFYFGGVAVLIVVQVAIDTMRKIEAQQYMNKYDTLSAVGL; from the coding sequence ATGAGTAAAGATCTAATAAATAAGATTCTTATTACATTAGGTTTTATATTTCTATACAGAGTATTGGCATACGTGCCAGTACCTGGTGTAAATATTGACGTAGTAAAAGAATTTTTCGACTCAAATGCAAACAATGCATTAGGTCTTGTTAATATGTTTAGTGGAAATGCAATCTCAAGATTGTCTATTATTTCACTAGGTATTATGCCTTACATTACAGCTTCAATTATAATGGAGCTTCTAGCCGCAACTTTCCCTGCACTTGGTAAAATGAAAAAAGAACGTGATGGTATGCAAAAATATATGCAAATTATCAGATATGCAACTATTGTAATTACTTTAATTCAAGCAGTTGGAGTATCAATGGGTCTTAATTCTTTAACAGGTAAAGCAGGTCAAAGTGCAATCACAATAGACATGGATACATTTGTTGCAGTTTCTGCAATCTCAATGTTAACTGGTACTATGCTTTTAATGTGGATTGGTGAACAAATCACACAAAAAGGTATAGGAAATGGTATTTCATTAATTATCTTTGCTGGTATTGTTTCTGCAATTCCTCATGCAATTGGTGGTACTGTTGAATTAGTTAATAATGGACAAATGAATTTCTTAACTGTTATTGCAATTTTAGTAATAATTCTTGCAACAGTTGGAGCAATTATTTATGTAGAACTAGGAGAAAGAAGAGTTCCTGTTTCTTATTCTAGAAAAGTTATGATGCAAAGTCAAAATAAAAGAGTAATGAATTATATTCCTATTAAAGTAAATTTAAGTGGTGTAATTCCTGCAATTTTTGCCTCTGCAATTTTAATGTTTCCAGCTACAATTTTACATGGAAGTCAAAATAAAATTTTATTAGCTATTGCTGACTTTTTAAGTCCAACTAGTTATACATTTAATGTTTTGATGTTTTTACTTGTAGTTTTCTTTGCTTATTTTTATGCATCAATTACTTTTAATGCAAAAGATATTTCAGAAAATTTAAAAAAACAAGGTGGTTTTATTCCAGGTATTAGACCCGGAGAAGGAACAGCTGAGTTTTTAAATGAAACAGCAGGTAGATTAACACTATGGGGAGCTTTATACTTAGGAGCAATTTCTACAGTGCCATGGCTTTTAGTTAAGTCTATGGGAGTTCCATTTTACTTTGGTGGGGTTGCAGTACTTATTGTTGTTCAAGTTGCTATTGATACTATGAGAAAAATTGAAGCTCAACAGTATATGAACAAATATGACACTTTAAGTGCGGTTGGTTTATAA
- the rplE gene encoding 50S ribosomal protein L5, whose product MANRLYERYNAEIKPALQNEFPKNKMLTAKLEKVVISVGAGEAMKDTKLMQNIQDTISLIAGQHAIQIIAKKSVAGFKVREGMPVGVKVTLRGENMYAFIDKLCSIALPRVKDFQGLDRNGFDGRGNFNFGLNEQLMFPEVVYDNIIKTHGMNISITTSSASDKEAYRLLELVGIPFTKGRE is encoded by the coding sequence ATGGCGAACAGATTATACGAAAGATATAACGCAGAGATTAAACCAGCTTTACAAAATGAGTTTCCTAAAAACAAAATGTTAACTGCTAAGTTAGAAAAAGTAGTTATCTCTGTTGGTGCGGGTGAAGCAATGAAAGATACTAAATTGATGCAAAACATTCAAGATACTATCTCTTTAATTGCAGGACAACATGCTATTCAAATCATTGCTAAAAAATCAGTTGCTGGTTTTAAAGTAAGAGAAGGTATGCCTGTAGGTGTAAAAGTTACACTTAGAGGTGAAAATATGTATGCATTCATTGATAAATTATGTTCTATTGCATTACCTAGAGTAAAAGACTTCCAAGGTTTAGATAGAAATGGTTTTGATGGAAGAGGAAATTTTAACTTTGGTCTTAATGAGCAATTAATGTTTCCAGAAGTTGTTTACGATAACATTATTAAAACACATGGTATGAATATTTCTATTACAACATCTTCTGCTTCTGATAAAGAAGCTTATAGATTATTAGAGCTTGTAGGAATTCCATTTACAAAAGGTAGAGAATAA
- a CDS encoding uracil-DNA glycosylase: MTKNLQNKLLYQLNFLKSIGYEYGENLNFKNSNTEQVKLPDNIKQLEELVKNCHLCQLSKYRENVLFGSGNINSNIMILKESPTVSEDEVDAFYVGKSGDLLKNMIEKVLKVPCETVYITNIVKCISPNSEIKAEHINNCKSYLDKQIELVKPKLLVILGESVYRYFTSDNTAFSEIRGKVIPNNDLDIICTYEPSYLLRNPSSKGEAYEDLLKIKAIMEQM; this comes from the coding sequence ATGACAAAAAATTTACAAAACAAATTACTTTATCAATTGAACTTTCTAAAATCTATTGGATATGAATATGGTGAAAATCTAAATTTTAAAAATAGTAATACAGAACAAGTAAAATTACCTGATAATATAAAACAATTAGAAGAGCTAGTAAAAAATTGTCATTTATGCCAATTATCAAAGTACAGGGAAAATGTTTTATTTGGAAGTGGAAATATAAATTCTAATATCATGATTTTAAAAGAGTCTCCTACTGTAAGTGAAGATGAAGTTGATGCTTTTTATGTGGGTAAATCAGGTGACTTATTAAAAAACATGATTGAAAAAGTTTTAAAAGTACCTTGTGAAACTGTTTATATAACAAATATAGTAAAATGTATTTCTCCTAATAGTGAAATAAAAGCGGAGCATATTAATAATTGTAAATCCTATTTAGACAAACAAATAGAGTTAGTAAAACCAAAATTATTGGTTATACTAGGAGAAAGTGTATATCGATACTTTACAAGTGATAATACAGCTTTTAGTGAAATTAGAGGTAAAGTTATCCCTAATAATGATTTAGATATTATATGTACTTATGAGCCAAGTTATCTTTTACGAAACCCTTCCTCTAAAGGAGAGGCTTATGAAGATTTATTAAAAATTAAAGCAATTATGGAGCAAATGTGA